The Cheilinus undulatus linkage group 2, ASM1832078v1, whole genome shotgun sequence genome has a window encoding:
- the LOC121526889 gene encoding arf-GAP with Rho-GAP domain, ANK repeat and PH domain-containing protein 1-like isoform X3, whose amino-acid sequence MSQPESRATVSDWLCMLRLEQYSEAFRSAGLTTLGQCRNLTPDQLEQMGITLPGHRRRILASLNKTLGNVDTKSDTQYHLGQSERDLRSEETGLGKVPQRDRPVPVPVPRERQVSRMKEESGDGAEKTPVPVQRPTAQRGEVDEERDGGKDGKRERPVPKERTKFRSSPPVDCQPCPQISPTTDTSLPPVPPRSTPNCPPQRFTSPVSPLPSPRAPASPKLDQRDILATPVQSRSVSKGPTPTSTPTHTPTHAPLQPPSFPSSPARPQTLDIQSPSHHVGSDGGRRTSPASPKASPSNDRNAPPLPPKTSSGPKGPPPVPQRIPAQFPRKNSPSPTLPTRTVVDDSQREQTPLVPARIRTPQTQENTQQSTQADPQKTLPDKRVSQPPLEFRLDSLKDDSDDYEDPDLFYPGVSCMNRTDRDMSLQVPILPKGRYSSLCSDDEQLDDDETTLWQDEVLSNTGSVYLPNSGRLAQAAKEDSSQLAAVIKMGWLDKNPPQGALYYQRRWVKLDVDYLRYFDNDKEVYSKGIISTAFITNVSSVGELKFEVVTNNRTFIFRAESEAERNEWVTVMQDCTRGRHLRNTMNPGSPLAPDFQGYLELRGIRSKLYTVVALDKVFLYKNIEDYRLGVGITSIEMNVGNVKETDRRTFDLTTPYRIFSFIAESEQLREQWVDAMRDAIGEALSNSEVADRIWAEPSNSLCADCGAPKPEWAAINLCVVVCKRCAGEHRGLGPSISKVRSLKMDRKVWTEELIQVFLLLGNQKVNTFWAANVPPSEALTPSSCSEERRRFITNKYRQGKYRKYHPLYGNQRELNNALCINVQCSDVLETLSLIFCGADVNCSTGMASWPSPQSLANAHSQPLQAELISHNLNTELPRSEVGGDMEALHYLPQPCVSHNGFLFKTASMARAVNERKSKEEFSRRWCTLNDGTFSYYESDKNSNPNGALKATEIVCLAVDVPERHGYDHTFELYSESERLYLFGTDDPESHKEWVKSIAKTFIPASAEPLLRLGFERIGRLKCKDGLNLQTSKVGWFALVGSTLHVYLADSQGEEIHLRKLNELSIQQDNEVLVLVEKGRTLYIEGERKLDFAGWCGAIQAAAGSGGDTLSQQQLTETDIPVIVHSCIDYITQCGLTSEGIYRKSGVNSRVAALCERFRQDARSLRLREGEHQVDDVSTTLKRFFRELEEGLFTTEDARTWLSTAAMQDESMKISQYKMLVKRLPHVNRATLQALINHLYCVQCFSELNQMNLHNLAIVFGPTLFQTDGKDYTAGRAIEDLIQNYTLIFEVDEQQLQRQLKEITVIIQVREKLNMKFPSTEPGGHFICTVYLEEKSDAAEQHVKIPGSMTAAELTCEVLDRRNIPAKDKEYWSCWEVSDKEEMERPLHYQERVLPILHSFGTDSHLLIKKHLAMDTMVIYLASKVDAAKHGNMKFREERSILGLGLSSGSFHDRYFILNSNSLRMYKEIRSNRAEREWPVKNLKVYLGIKKKLRPPTCWGLTVVYESKKQEKPERQQWYLCCDTQSEMREWYATFFSIQYDGDIWPQDGLKKTRVNRTLATDTRHAL is encoded by the exons ATGTCTCAGCCTGAGTCCCGGGCCACTGTGTCAGACTGGTTATGCATGCTTCGACTGGAGCAGTATTCTGAGGCATTTAGGAGTGCTGGGTTGACAACATTAGGACAGTGTCGCAACCTCACACCAGATCAGCTGGAGCAGATGGGCATCACCCTGCCGGGACACAGGAGACGCATTCTGGCCAGCTTAAACAAAACACTTGGTAATGTGGATACAAAATCTGACACACAGTATCACCTTGGACAGTCTGAGAGGGATTTGAGATCTGAGGAAACAGGACTTGGTAAAGtgccacagagagacagaccTGTGCCTGTCCCAGTTCCCAGGGAGAGGCAAGTTTCCAGGATGAAAGAAGAAAGTGGAGACGGAGCAGAGAAGACGCCAGTACCTGTACAAAGACCAAcagcacagagaggagaggtagatgaagagagagatggagggaaaGATGGAAAAAGGGAGAGGCCTGTGCCTAAAGAGAGGACTAAGTTCCGCAGTAGTCCTCCAGTGGACTGCCAACCCTGTCCCCAAATTTCTCCCACTACTGACACCTCTTTACCCCCTGTTCCTCCACGGAGTACTCCCAACTGTCCACCACAGCGCTTCACCTCCCCCGTGAGCCCCTTGCCGTCTCCTCGTGCACCTGCATCACCCAAACTGGACCAACGTGACATCTTAGCCACACCTGTGCAGAGTAGATCTGTGTCCAAGGGTCCCACTCCAACCAGCACCCCTACCCATACCCCCACGCATGCCCCTCTCCAACCTCCAAGTTTCCCCTCATCCCCAGCTCGGCCTCAAACACTAGACATTCAGTCACCATCCCATCATGTGGGCAGTGATGGAGGGAGAAGGACCTCACCTGCATCCCCCAAGGCGTCCCCCAGCAACGACAGAAATGCTCCACCTCTTCCTCCCAAAACAAGTTCAGGACCAAAAGGCCCTCCACCAGTCCCACAGCGAATTCCTGCACAGTTCCCCAGAAAAAACAG CCCCTCTCCTACACTCCCCACCAGGACGGTTGTCGATGACTCGCAGAGAGAACAAACTCCTCTGGTCCCAGCTCGCATCAGGACACCTCAAACTCAAGAAAACACACAACAGTCAACTCAAGCTGACCCTCAGAAGACCCTGCCCGATAAGAGGGTGTCTCAACCCCCTCTTGAATTCA GGTTAGATTCCCTCAAGGATGACTCTGATGACTACGAGGACCCAGACCTGTTTTACCCCGGTGTTTCTTGCATGAACAGAACCGACAGG GATATGTCCTTGCAAGTTCCCATACTGCCAAAGGGACGGTACAGTTCTCTGTGCAGTGATGATGAGCAGCTGGATGATGATGA GACTACCCTATGGCAGGATGAGGTTCTCAGTAACACAGGTAGCGTCTACCTGCCAAACTCCGGCAGACTGGCTCAGGCTGCAAAAGAAGACAGCTCTCAGCTTGCTGCTGTCATCAAGATGGGCTGGCTGGACAAGAATCCACCTCAGGG GGCTCTTTACTATCAGAGACGATGGGTAAAGTTGGATGTTGACTACCTGAGATACTTTGACAATGACAAG GAGGTGTATTCAAAGGGGATCATTTCTACTGCCTTCATCACTAATGTCAGTAGTGTGGGAGAGCTGAAGTTTGAGGTGGTCACGAACAACCGAACATTTATCTTCAGAGCTGAAAGTGAAG CGGAAAGAAATGAATGGGTGACTGTAATGCAAGACTGCACCAGGGGGCGCCATCTACGCAACACCATGAATCCTGGCTCACCTTTGGCCCCAGACTTTCAGGGCTATCTGGAACTAAGGGGGATCCGCTCAAAGCTTTATACTGTTGTAGCCTTAGACAAAGTTTTCCTGTATAAAAACATAGAG GACTATCGGCTAGGAGTGGGTATTACGTCTATTGAGATGAACGTAGGAAATGTCAAAGAAACAGATCGCCGTACCTTTGATCTCACCACGCCTTATCGGATATTCAG TTTCATCGCAGAGTCTGAGCAGCTGCGAGAGCAGTGGGTGGATGCCATGCGGGATGCGATAGGTGAGGCTTTGTCAAATAGCGAGGTGGCGGATCGGATCTGGGCGGAGCCTAGCAACAGCCTCTGTGCGGACTGTGGAGCTCCAAAGCCAGAATGGGCTGCCATCAACCTGTGTGTGGTGGTCTGCAAACGATGTGCAG GAGAACACAGAGGACTGGGTCCAAGTATCTCAAAAGTTCGTAGTCTGAAGATGGACAGGAAAGTCTGGACAGAAGAGCTCATACAg GTGTTCCTGTTGTTAGGAAACCAGAAGGTAAACACATTCTGGGCAGCAAATGTCCCACCCAGTGAAGCCTTGACACCATCTAGCTGCAGTGAAGAGAGGCGGCGCTTCATCACCAACAAATACCGCCAGGGCAAATACAGGAAGTACCACCCTCTGTATGGAAACCAGAGAGAGCTCAACAAT GCTCTCTGTATAAATGTGCAGTGCAGTGATGTTCTTGAGACGCTGAGCCTGATTTTCTGCGGTGCCGATGTAAATTGTTCAACTGGTATGGCAAGTTGGCCCTCCCCTCAGTCCCTGGCCAACGCACACTCACAACCTTTACAGGCTGAACTAATTAGCCACAATCTTAACACAG AGCTGCCGAGGTCAGAGGTGGGCGGGGACATGGAAGCGCTTCATTATTTACCACAACCTTGTGTTTCGCACAATGGATTCCTGTTCAAGACTGCATCCATGGCTCGGGCTGTCAACGAGCGCAAGTCCAAAGAGG AATTCAGTCGCCGCTGGTGCACACTCAATGATGGCACCTTCAGCTACTATGAAAGTGACAAGAACTCAAATCCTAATGGAGCTCTGAAGGCAACAGAAATAGTCTGTTTGGCTGTGGACGTTCCTGAGAGACATGG GTATGACCACACCTTTGAACTCTACTCAGAGTCAGAGCGTCTCTACCTGTTTGGCACTGATGACCCAGAAAGCCACAAGGAATGGGTCAAGTCTATTGCAAAG ACCTTCATCCCAGCATCTGCAGAGCCATTACTGAGGTTAGGCTTTGAGCGGATCGGGCGGCTGAAGTGTAAAGACGGTTTGAACCTACAAACATCCAAGGTCGGCTGGTTTGCTTTGGTGGGCTCCACGCTTCATGTCTACTTGGCTGATAGCCAAGGAGAGGAGATCCACCTCCGTAAACTCAATGAACTCT ctattcAACAAGACAATGAGGTGCTGGTTCTGGTGGAGAAAGGCAG AACTCTGTAcattgaaggagagaggaagttAGACTTTGCTGGCTGGTGCGGCGCCATCCAGGCTGCTGCAGGGAGCGGGGGAGACACTCTGAGCCAGCAGCagctgacagagacagacatcCCTGTCATAGTACACAGCTGCATCGACTACATTACACAGTGTG GCTTGACATCAGAGGGGATCTATCGAAAAAGTGGTGTGAATTCCCGGGTGGCAGCGCTGTGTGAGAGATTCCGTCAGGATGCTCGCAGTCTCCGTCTGAGGGAAGGAGAGCACCAGGTGGACGACGTCTCCACTACACTCAAGCGCTTCTTCAGGGAGTTAGAGGAGGGACTATTCACAACAGAGGATGCCAGGACCTGGCTCAGTACTGCTG CCATGCAGGATGAAAGTATGAAAATCTCCCAGTACAAGATGCTTGTGAAGAGACTGCCGCATGTCAACAGGGCGACACTACAGGCCCTTATCAACCACCTCTATTG TGTGCAGTGTTTCTCTGAGCTGAACCAAATGAACCTCCATAACTTGGCTATAGTATTTGGTCCCACGCTTTTCCAGACAGATGGGAAGGACTACACTGCTGGCCGCGCCATAGAGGACCTCATACAGAACTACACACTCATCTTTGAG GTTGATGAGCAGCAGCTACAGAGGCAGCTAAAGGAGATTACTGTTATCATCCAAGTGCGAGAAAAACTCAACATGAAGTTTCCT AGCACTGAACCTGGAGGTCACTTCATCTGCACAGTTTACCTGGAGGAGAAGAGTGATGCAGCAGAGCAACATGTCAAG ATCCCTGGTTCtatgacagcagcagagctgacCTGTGAGGTCCTAGACCGGCGTAACATCCCAGCTAAAGATAAAGAGTACTGGAGCTGCTGGGAGGTCAGCGACAAGGAAGAAATGG AGCGCCCTCTGCACTATCAGGAGAGAGTATTACCCATCCTTCACTCCTTTGGGACTGATTCCCATCTACTCATAAAGAAGCACCTCGCTATGGACACGATGGTCATCTATCTTG CGAGTAAAGTGGATGCTGCCAAACATGGGAATATGAAATTCAGAGAA